From the genome of Vigna angularis cultivar LongXiaoDou No.4 chromosome 11, ASM1680809v1, whole genome shotgun sequence, one region includes:
- the LOC108334252 gene encoding probable protein phosphatase 2C 39, with protein sequence MTTREILNKMKVKVGLGSSDPDSGKGKSKMSKNITHGFHLVKGKSYHDMEDYVVAQFKQVDSNELGLFAIFDGHAGHNVPNYLQSHLFDNILKEPDFWKEPADAVKRAYSKTDSNILEMSGELGRGGSTAVTAILVNCQKLIVANIGDSRAVLCKKGVAKQLSVDHEPNTEHEDIKNRGGFVSNFPGDVPRVDGRLAVSRAFGDKSLKKHLSSEPFVTVENINDDAEFIILASDGLWKVMSNQEAVNCIKNIKDARSSAKRLTEEAVNKKSTDDISCIVVKFQ encoded by the exons ATGACCACCAGAGAAATCCTTAACAAGATGAAG GTAAAAGTTGGTTTGGGTTCATCAGACCCTGATTCGGGGAAAGGCAAGAGCAAGATGTCGAAGAACATAACTCATGGCTTTCACTTGGTAAAAGGAAAATCATATCATGACATGGAGGATTATGTTGTTGCTCAATTTAAGCAAGTAGACAGCAATGAATTGGGTTTGTTTGCAATATTTGATGGACACGCAGGTCACAATGTACCTAATTACCTACAGTCTCATTTGTTTGATAATATCTTAAAAGAG CCTGACTTCTGGAAAGAACCTGCAGATGCTGTCAAGAGAGCTTACAGTAAAACTGATTCTAATATTTTAGAGATGTCGGGTGAATTAGGTAGAGGAGGTTCAACTGCAGTTACAGCCATATTAGTCAATTGTCAGAAGTTAATAGTAGCCAACATTGGGGATTCCAGGGCTGTCTTATGCAAGAAGGGTGTGGCCAAACAATTATCAGTGGATCATGAGCCAAACACGGAGCatgaagatataaaaaatagaggTGGTTTTGTATCAAACTTTCCAG GGGATGTTCCACGGGTTGATGGACGGCTGGCTGTGTCAAGGGCTTTTGGTGACAAAAGCCTGAAGAAACATTTGAGTTCAGAGCCATTTGTGACAGTGGAGAATATAAATGATGATGCAGAATTCATTATATTAGCCAGTGATGGATTATGGAAG GTCATGTCAAATCAAGAAGCAGTTAATTGtatcaaaaatataaaggatGCTCGGTCTTCAGCAAAGCGCCTTACCGAAGAAGCAGTTAACAAGAAAAGCACTGATGATATCTCGTGCATTGTTGTCAAATTTCAGTGA
- the LOC108334253 gene encoding squamosa promoter-binding-like protein 3, whose amino-acid sequence MLPETTSNRFLAPSIFSSSSSSYLSKLIMEIKSRDRRQVSIEKVRRDSPVEVEEEEEEEDESVAGVEGCLAEDERKKGGAGGGRRGSTGGGVSPPSCQAEMCGADLTVAKRYHRRHKVCELHSKAPFVMVAGMRQRFCQQCSRFHELAEFDEAKRSCRRRLARHNERRRKSNAETCNEGCSSSSKGQQPTESLCRNADDWGRIQMNMARNSGYRSFHFR is encoded by the exons ATGCTCCCAGAGACAACCTCTAACCGTTTTCTTGCCCCCAgcatcttctcttcttcttcttcttcatactTGTCAAAACTCATAATGGAGATCAAGAGTAGAGACAGGAGGCAAGTGTCAATTGAGAAGGTGAGGAGAGACAGTCCGGTTGAAGtagaagaggaggaagaggaggaggatgaAAGTGTGGCTGGCGTTGAGGGCTGTCTTGCAGAAGATGAGAGGAAGAAGGGTGGGGCAGGTGGTGGGAGAAGAGGGTCTACTGGAGGTGGAGTTTCTCCACCGTCTTGTCAAGCAGAGATGTGTGGTGCTGATTTGACTGTTGCAAAGAGGTACCATCGCCGCCATAAGGTGTGTGAGCTTCATTCCAAGGCACCTTTTGTGATGGTTGCAGGAATGAGGCAGAGGTTTTGCCAGCAATGTAGCAG GTTCCATGAGCTGGCAGAGTTTGACGAAGCAAAAAGAAGCTGCCGGAGACGCTTGGCAAGACATAATGAACGGCGCCGGAAGAGCAATGCTGAGACTTGCAATGAAGgatgcagcagcagcagcaaagGACAGCAGCCTACAGAAAGCCTCTGCAGAAATGCTGATGACTGGGGAAGAATTCAGATGAACATGGCAAGGAATTCTGGTTACAGGTCCTTCCACTTCAGATGA